One window of Roseisolibacter agri genomic DNA carries:
- a CDS encoding penicillin acylase family protein, which yields MRHPLLPALAVSALTAALLAPSAAPLGAQGTASAALARQRAIAQRVTIVRDSSGVAHVYGKSDADAVFGLVYAQAEDDFNRVETNFINAMGRLAEVEGEREIWRDLRMKLFIDPADMRAKYAASPAWLKALMNAWADGLNYYLATHPEVKPRLLTRFEPWMALTFSEGSIGGDIESVDLDDLAAFYGPRPAGNAPARGPRVTKEAPANPEPGGSNGIAIAPKNSASGHALLLINPHTSFYFRPEVHVVSEAGLNAYGAVTWGQFFVYQGFNDRLGWMHTSGGGDVIDEYLETVTERNGQHFYRYGNGERALRAKAITLPYRLPSGGMGQRVVTAYFSHHGPVVRAADGKWVAVRLMQEEVKALQQSYLRTKARTYAQFAQVMELRTNSSNNTMYADADGNVAYWHGNFVPKRDTTIDFTKPVDGSDPRTDWKGLHAVSDLIALRNPASGLLYNSNDWPWRAAVTTAASPDSTRFARYMNASGFQWRGPHALRVLEGKTGFTLDGLIAAAYDSWLPAFDTYVPLLVRDWEALPATDTLRTQLAEPVAALRDWDRRFGLASVPTSLAHYWGEELMARSAPAARARGVSVFEYLATGVAPHERVEALGRAVARLTRDFGTWRTPWGEINRYQRLTGDIVQPNDDAKPSLPVPFGSATWGSLAAYGQTGPRTTKRIYGNRGNSFVAAVEFGPRVRAKSILAGGVSGDPASPYFVNQAERYARGEFKDVPYYREDVERQKVRSYRPGER from the coding sequence ATGCGACACCCGCTGCTCCCCGCCCTCGCCGTCAGTGCCCTCACCGCCGCGCTCCTCGCGCCGAGCGCCGCGCCGCTCGGCGCGCAGGGCACGGCGTCCGCCGCCCTCGCCCGTCAGCGCGCGATCGCGCAGCGTGTGACCATCGTCCGCGACAGCTCGGGCGTGGCGCACGTCTACGGGAAGTCCGACGCGGACGCCGTCTTCGGCCTCGTGTACGCGCAGGCGGAGGACGACTTCAACCGCGTCGAGACGAACTTCATCAACGCGATGGGGCGGCTGGCCGAGGTGGAGGGGGAGCGCGAGATCTGGCGCGACCTGCGGATGAAGCTGTTCATCGACCCGGCGGACATGCGCGCCAAGTACGCGGCCAGCCCCGCGTGGCTGAAGGCGCTGATGAACGCGTGGGCCGATGGGCTCAACTACTACCTCGCGACGCACCCCGAGGTGAAGCCGCGCCTCCTGACGCGCTTCGAGCCGTGGATGGCGCTGACGTTCAGCGAGGGGAGCATCGGCGGCGACATCGAGAGCGTGGACCTGGACGACCTGGCGGCGTTCTACGGCCCGCGGCCCGCCGGGAACGCGCCCGCGCGCGGCCCGCGCGTGACGAAGGAGGCGCCCGCGAACCCCGAGCCCGGCGGCTCGAACGGCATCGCGATCGCGCCGAAGAACAGCGCGAGCGGGCACGCGCTGCTGCTCATCAACCCGCACACGTCGTTCTACTTCCGCCCCGAGGTGCACGTCGTCAGCGAGGCGGGGCTGAACGCGTACGGCGCCGTGACGTGGGGCCAGTTCTTCGTCTACCAGGGCTTCAACGACCGCCTGGGATGGATGCACACGTCGGGCGGCGGCGACGTGATCGACGAGTACCTGGAGACGGTGACGGAGCGGAACGGGCAGCACTTCTACCGATACGGCAACGGCGAGCGCGCGCTGCGCGCGAAGGCGATCACGCTGCCGTACCGGCTGCCGTCGGGCGGGATGGGGCAGCGCGTGGTGACGGCGTACTTCAGCCACCACGGCCCGGTGGTGCGCGCGGCCGACGGGAAGTGGGTGGCCGTGCGGCTGATGCAGGAGGAGGTCAAGGCGCTGCAGCAGTCGTACCTGCGGACGAAGGCGCGCACGTACGCGCAGTTCGCGCAGGTGATGGAGCTGCGCACCAACTCGTCGAACAACACGATGTACGCCGACGCCGACGGCAACGTCGCCTACTGGCACGGCAACTTCGTGCCGAAGCGCGACACGACGATCGACTTCACGAAGCCGGTGGACGGCAGCGATCCGCGCACGGACTGGAAGGGGCTGCACGCCGTCTCCGACCTGATCGCGCTCAGGAACCCGGCGTCGGGCCTCCTCTACAACAGCAACGACTGGCCGTGGCGGGCCGCCGTGACGACGGCCGCGAGCCCCGACTCGACCAGGTTCGCGCGCTACATGAACGCCAGCGGCTTCCAGTGGCGCGGGCCGCACGCGCTCCGTGTGCTGGAGGGGAAGACGGGGTTCACGCTCGACGGGCTGATCGCGGCGGCGTACGACTCCTGGCTGCCGGCGTTCGACACGTACGTGCCGCTGCTGGTGCGCGACTGGGAGGCGCTGCCGGCGACCGACACGCTGCGGACGCAGCTGGCGGAGCCGGTGGCGGCGCTGCGCGACTGGGACCGCCGCTTCGGCCTGGCGTCGGTGCCGACGTCGCTCGCGCACTACTGGGGCGAGGAGCTGATGGCGCGCAGCGCCCCGGCGGCGCGCGCGCGCGGCGTGTCGGTGTTCGAGTACCTGGCGACGGGCGTCGCGCCGCACGAGCGGGTGGAGGCGCTGGGGCGTGCGGTGGCGCGGCTGACGCGCGACTTCGGCACGTGGCGCACGCCGTGGGGCGAGATCAACCGCTACCAGCGCCTCACCGGCGACATCGTGCAGCCCAACGACGACGCGAAGCCGAGCCTCCCGGTGCCGTTCGGGTCGGCGACGTGGGGCTCGCTGGCGGCGTACGGGCAGACGGGCCCGCGCACGACGAAGCGCATCTACGGGAACCGCGGGAACAGCTTCGTGGCGGCGGTCGAGTTCGGGCCGCGCGTGCGGGCGAAGAGCATCCTCGCCGGCGGCGTGAGCGGCGATCCGGCGTCGCCGTACTTCGTGAACCAGGCGGAGCGCTACGCGCGCGGGGAGTTCAAGGACGTGCCGTACTACCGCGAGGACGTGGAGCGGCAGAAGGTGCGGAGCTACCGGCCGGGCGAGCGGTAG
- a CDS encoding DUF72 domain-containing protein, which yields MSSSIHESSPDPSSARFRIGTAGWSLPKAEQDAFPVEGTHLERYAARFPAVEINSSFYRPHRPSTYARWAESVPAGFRFAVKVPRAITHERRLRDAGDALDGFLAEATALGPALGCLLVQLPPSLAYDAKVVEAFLRALRARHDGAVALEPRHATWFTPEAERPLLAHGIARVAADPAKVPAAAEPAGDPRVVYYRLHGSPRIYYSDYDDAYLDALAVRMLADAHADAARDVWCIFDNTALGCATKNALALMERLRDDD from the coding sequence ATGTCGTCGTCGATCCACGAGTCGAGCCCCGATCCGTCGTCCGCGCGCTTCCGCATCGGCACCGCCGGCTGGTCGCTCCCGAAGGCCGAGCAGGACGCGTTTCCGGTGGAAGGGACGCACCTGGAGCGGTACGCGGCGCGCTTCCCGGCCGTCGAGATCAACTCCAGCTTCTATCGCCCGCACCGGCCGTCGACGTACGCCCGCTGGGCGGAGAGCGTGCCGGCCGGCTTCCGCTTCGCGGTGAAGGTGCCGCGCGCGATCACGCACGAGCGCCGCCTGCGCGATGCGGGCGACGCGCTCGACGGCTTCCTCGCCGAGGCCACCGCGCTGGGCCCCGCGCTCGGCTGCCTGCTGGTGCAGCTGCCGCCCAGCCTCGCGTACGACGCGAAGGTGGTGGAGGCGTTCCTGCGTGCGCTGCGGGCGCGCCACGACGGCGCGGTGGCGCTGGAGCCGCGGCACGCGACCTGGTTCACGCCGGAGGCGGAGCGGCCGCTGCTCGCGCACGGCATCGCGCGCGTGGCCGCCGATCCCGCGAAGGTGCCCGCGGCCGCGGAGCCGGCGGGCGATCCGCGCGTGGTCTACTACCGGCTGCACGGATCGCCACGCATCTACTACTCGGACTACGACGACGCGTACCTCGACGCGCTGGCGGTGCGGATGCTGGCGGACGCGCACGCCGACGCCGCACGCGACGTGTGGTGCATCTTCGACAACACGGCGCTCGGCTGCGCGACGAAGAACGCCCTCGCGCTGATGGAGCGGCTGCGCGACGACGACTGA
- a CDS encoding sensor histidine kinase, whose translation MSPPARRGPLARARRRVAAVLASRRRDLLFVAAIATTVLLVGVAMLSIRNRWQDERAAMQRALVEEMSDVGGMMMEGFHAQRQAMELTLMAPVHGLVSAPGDPPFGLDRFARYTAEHLAGMEMQGDPRHGVFRIALDEPWPTAASLQATGALRDPALASAILAHLAARRDSLRAPLAMISHKRLTFRGEPVGLLFARERTTDGRVRAVLGVTYSPAHWYAHIGRSLYEKTALLPPSFYGVDWTSVQWATRDREGRPRRDTFGRTDKRHNRILNIRVTQRNGNVVFRTPGATGDPTHERYHSFAIPYDGPRVDVWMSRAHGDRLVTAAVPIGAEQWLIAGIAVLGAMFVAATILELRRQHALAEERRNFVAAVSHELRTPLAHMVLLSETMLGPAAQTSEQRRRWLHVIHRESMRLARLVDNVLLHARGEHHELPLERRWVDACDVVDEVVGHMGAAAAARGAQLCGVTPARCSVYVDPDALRQILLNLLDNAIKYGPDGQTVTVTLNAPTVADPVLRLTVDDQGRGVPARDRRRVWSPFVRLEDRAGSTGGSGLGLSVVRDLARRHGGRVEILDAPGGGARLLLTLPQDDVADDAPLRLASG comes from the coding sequence GTGAGCCCGCCGGCCCGCCGCGGTCCGCTGGCCCGCGCGCGGCGGCGCGTGGCGGCGGTGCTCGCGTCGCGGCGGCGCGACCTGCTGTTCGTCGCGGCGATCGCTACCACCGTGCTGCTGGTGGGCGTGGCGATGCTCTCCATCCGCAACCGCTGGCAGGACGAGCGGGCGGCGATGCAGCGCGCGCTCGTCGAGGAGATGAGCGACGTCGGCGGGATGATGATGGAGGGCTTCCACGCGCAGCGGCAGGCGATGGAGCTGACGCTGATGGCGCCCGTCCACGGCCTGGTGAGCGCGCCCGGCGACCCGCCCTTCGGCCTCGACCGGTTCGCGCGCTACACGGCGGAGCATCTCGCGGGCATGGAGATGCAGGGCGACCCGCGGCACGGCGTCTTCCGCATCGCGCTGGACGAGCCCTGGCCGACCGCGGCGTCGCTGCAGGCCACGGGCGCGCTGCGCGACCCGGCGCTGGCGTCGGCGATCCTCGCGCACCTGGCGGCGCGGCGCGACAGCCTGCGCGCGCCGCTCGCGATGATCTCGCACAAGCGGCTCACCTTCCGCGGCGAGCCCGTGGGCCTGCTGTTCGCGCGCGAGCGCACGACCGACGGCCGGGTGCGCGCGGTGCTCGGCGTCACCTACTCGCCGGCCCACTGGTACGCGCACATCGGCCGGTCGCTGTACGAGAAGACGGCGCTGCTGCCGCCGTCGTTCTACGGCGTGGACTGGACGTCGGTGCAGTGGGCGACGCGCGACCGCGAGGGGCGGCCGCGGCGCGACACGTTCGGGCGGACCGACAAGCGCCACAACCGGATCCTCAACATCCGCGTCACGCAGCGCAACGGCAACGTCGTGTTCCGCACGCCGGGCGCGACGGGCGACCCGACGCACGAGCGCTACCACTCGTTCGCGATCCCGTACGACGGCCCGCGGGTCGACGTCTGGATGTCGCGCGCGCACGGCGACCGGCTGGTCACCGCCGCGGTGCCGATCGGCGCCGAGCAGTGGCTGATCGCGGGCATCGCGGTGCTGGGGGCGATGTTCGTCGCCGCGACGATCCTCGAGCTGCGGCGGCAGCACGCGCTGGCGGAGGAGCGCCGCAACTTCGTCGCCGCCGTCTCGCACGAGCTGCGCACGCCGCTGGCGCACATGGTCCTGCTGAGCGAGACGATGCTCGGCCCCGCGGCGCAGACGTCGGAGCAGCGGCGCCGCTGGCTGCACGTGATCCACCGCGAGAGCATGCGGCTGGCGCGCCTGGTGGACAACGTGCTGCTGCACGCGCGCGGCGAGCACCACGAGCTGCCGCTGGAGCGCCGGTGGGTGGACGCGTGCGACGTGGTGGACGAGGTGGTGGGCCACATGGGCGCGGCGGCCGCGGCGCGCGGCGCGCAGCTGTGCGGCGTGACGCCCGCGCGCTGCTCGGTCTACGTGGACCCGGACGCGCTGCGGCAGATCCTCCTCAACCTGCTGGACAACGCGATCAAGTACGGGCCGGACGGCCAGACGGTGACCGTGACGCTGAACGCGCCGACCGTCGCCGACCCGGTGCTGCGGCTGACCGTGGACGACCAGGGGCGCGGCGTGCCGGCGCGCGACCGGCGGCGGGTCTGGTCGCCGTTCGTGCGGCTGGAGGACCGGGCCGGCTCCACCGGCGGGAGCGGGCTGGGACTGAGCGTGGTGCGCGACCTGGCACGGCGGCACGGCGGGCGGGTAGAGATCCTCGACGCGCCCGGCGGCGGCGCACGGCTGCTCCTGACCCTTCCGCAGGACGACGTCGCCGACGATGCTCCGTTACGGCTCGCCTCCGGCTGA
- a CDS encoding aldo/keto reductase gives MTTAVPHAPHVPLGADGPTLSAIVAGMWRMAAWQLDVAARVRWIEACVALGVTSFDHADIYGDYQVESLFGEALAAAPGLRDRIQLVTKCGIRLVSPHRPAHARKSYDTSPAHVLASVERSLRALRTDRIDLLLLHRPDPLMDPDALAETFRALRESGTVHHVGVSNHAPSQLALLHGRHPVVTNQVELSPLHLDPLHDGTLDQCLALGIRPMVWSPLAGGRLLTGDDARAVRVRATLESLGRTYGVSAATIAFAWILRHPSKPVPITGSRRIEAVREAVAALAVPLTAEEWYAVWEAGAGREVA, from the coding sequence ATGACGACGGCCGTTCCACACGCCCCGCACGTCCCGCTCGGCGCCGACGGCCCCACGCTGTCGGCCATCGTCGCGGGGATGTGGCGCATGGCGGCGTGGCAGCTGGACGTCGCCGCGCGCGTGCGCTGGATCGAGGCGTGCGTCGCGCTCGGCGTCACGAGCTTCGACCATGCCGACATCTACGGCGACTACCAGGTGGAGTCGCTGTTCGGCGAGGCGCTGGCGGCCGCGCCCGGGCTGCGCGACCGCATCCAGCTCGTCACCAAGTGCGGCATCCGCCTCGTGTCGCCGCACCGGCCGGCGCACGCGCGCAAGTCGTACGACACGTCGCCCGCGCACGTGCTGGCATCGGTGGAGCGGTCGCTGCGCGCGCTGCGCACCGACCGCATCGACCTGCTGCTGCTCCACCGCCCCGACCCGCTCATGGACCCCGACGCGCTGGCGGAGACGTTCCGCGCGCTGCGCGAGTCGGGCACCGTGCACCACGTCGGCGTGTCGAACCACGCGCCGTCGCAGCTCGCGCTCTTGCACGGGCGGCACCCCGTCGTCACCAACCAGGTCGAGCTGTCGCCGCTGCACCTCGATCCGCTGCACGACGGCACGCTCGACCAGTGCCTCGCCCTCGGCATCCGCCCGATGGTCTGGTCGCCGCTGGCGGGCGGACGGCTGCTCACCGGCGACGACGCGCGCGCGGTGCGCGTGCGCGCGACGCTCGAATCGCTCGGCCGCACGTACGGCGTGTCGGCGGCGACCATCGCGTTCGCGTGGATCCTGCGCCACCCGTCGAAGCCCGTACCCATCACCGGCTCGCGGCGCATCGAGGCCGTGCGCGAGGCGGTGGCGGCGCTCGCCGTGCCGCTGACGGCCGAGGAGTGGTACGCGGTGTGGGAGGCGGGCGCGGGGCGCGAGGTGGCCTGA
- a CDS encoding TonB-dependent receptor, with translation MPIAVPALAVSTRALGRAALLALLAAPAAAHAQRTGTLRGTVTAATEKSPLAGARVAIVTPERVAITGPAGRYALRNLPAGHYEVLITALGRAPQRREIDVAAGDTATLDVALADGSLLLSSVVTTATRTPLEASRVATTVNVLTPEHVRTSPARESQDLLREIPGVELPRTSSLVGGTAQIVSIRGVDEGRTAVLFDGIPVNDAWGEWIEWGRVPKGMLDRVEVVSGGTSSLYGNGAMGGVISFFSRPLAPGAVTATVEGGSRDARHVYAAAGVPIWGALTANVSADYQDGGGYRLVGAGTTRATIAGRDTMVSTVAPGLVDVASGVVQRNAYLRLNYAPSARWSAFATGHLFGDTRGTGTPLSRQTRELQHVDLGVDYGTAATGRLSVRAWDGRQDEHQRSATVRASSATCATASTIARQCEDSSVVADIPSHDWGASALWTRAVPGLESITIGGDYRHYSGNYDEVDFNTSCPGASCGRITRTILSGGEQALSGAFVQAIAAPVAPLRVELSARVDRWDNTNGRSADATAGVTSYPDSSAVAFSPRVGARWQLLRGLAVHGAYYQAFRAPNLAELYRKQITPTQVTLPNPYLKAERALGREVGLEWQPAAWVDVKGTWYVADYRDFNVPTTLSTTGGVTTRQRRNVTRTRSQGAEAYVALRPIEALFLSAGVSYDDARQQSNIADPAHKPHVNRVPSPRQTLRATYTSPLLGAYTAIWRHEGHTTTLQGAWLDPFTVVDLHGRREVIPGVSAFAALENVGDTRYQVNLTGAGTSALMSYGMPRTLRVGLTLDRQ, from the coding sequence ATGCCGATCGCCGTACCCGCACTCGCCGTCTCCACGCGCGCGCTCGGACGCGCCGCCCTCCTCGCGCTGCTCGCCGCCCCCGCGGCCGCGCACGCCCAGCGGACCGGGACCCTGCGCGGGACCGTGACCGCCGCCACCGAGAAGTCGCCGCTCGCCGGCGCGCGCGTGGCCATCGTGACGCCGGAGCGCGTCGCCATCACCGGACCCGCGGGCCGCTACGCGCTCCGCAACCTCCCCGCCGGCCACTACGAGGTGCTGATCACGGCACTCGGCCGCGCGCCGCAGCGGCGGGAGATCGACGTCGCCGCCGGCGACACCGCGACGCTCGACGTCGCCCTCGCCGACGGATCGCTCCTCCTCTCCAGCGTCGTCACGACCGCGACGCGCACGCCGCTGGAGGCGAGCCGCGTCGCCACGACGGTGAACGTGCTGACGCCGGAGCACGTGCGCACGAGCCCCGCCCGCGAGTCGCAGGACCTGCTGCGCGAGATCCCGGGCGTCGAGCTGCCGCGCACGTCGAGCCTCGTCGGCGGCACCGCGCAGATCGTCTCGATCCGCGGCGTGGACGAGGGGCGCACGGCGGTGCTCTTCGACGGCATCCCGGTGAACGACGCCTGGGGCGAGTGGATCGAGTGGGGGCGCGTGCCGAAGGGGATGCTCGATCGCGTGGAGGTGGTCTCCGGCGGCACGTCGAGCCTCTACGGCAACGGCGCGATGGGCGGCGTCATCTCCTTCTTCTCGCGGCCGCTCGCGCCGGGCGCCGTGACGGCGACTGTCGAGGGCGGGAGCCGCGACGCGCGCCACGTCTACGCGGCCGCGGGCGTCCCGATCTGGGGCGCGCTGACCGCGAACGTCAGCGCCGACTACCAGGACGGCGGCGGCTACCGGCTGGTGGGCGCGGGCACCACGCGCGCGACCATCGCGGGCCGCGACACGATGGTGTCCACGGTCGCGCCGGGGCTCGTCGACGTCGCGTCGGGCGTCGTCCAGCGCAACGCGTACCTGCGGCTGAACTACGCGCCGTCGGCGCGGTGGTCCGCGTTCGCGACGGGGCACCTGTTCGGCGACACGCGCGGCACGGGCACGCCGCTCTCGCGCCAGACGCGCGAGCTGCAGCACGTGGACCTGGGCGTCGACTACGGCACCGCGGCCACCGGCCGGCTCAGCGTGCGCGCGTGGGACGGCCGGCAGGACGAGCACCAGCGCTCCGCCACGGTGCGCGCGAGCTCGGCGACCTGCGCGACGGCGTCGACCATCGCGCGGCAGTGCGAGGACAGCAGCGTGGTGGCCGACATCCCGAGCCACGACTGGGGCGCCTCCGCGCTCTGGACGCGCGCGGTGCCCGGCCTCGAGTCGATCACGATCGGCGGCGACTACCGGCACTACAGCGGCAACTACGACGAGGTCGACTTCAACACGTCGTGCCCCGGCGCCAGCTGCGGCCGCATCACGCGCACGATCCTCTCCGGCGGCGAGCAGGCGCTGAGCGGCGCCTTCGTGCAGGCCATCGCCGCGCCGGTCGCGCCGCTGCGCGTGGAGCTGAGCGCGCGCGTGGACCGCTGGGACAACACGAACGGCCGCTCCGCGGACGCGACGGCCGGCGTCACGAGCTACCCCGACAGCAGCGCCGTCGCCTTCTCGCCGCGCGTCGGCGCGCGGTGGCAGCTGCTGCGCGGCCTCGCGGTGCACGGCGCCTACTACCAGGCCTTCCGCGCGCCGAACCTGGCCGAGCTCTATCGCAAGCAGATCACGCCGACGCAGGTCACGCTCCCCAATCCGTACCTCAAGGCGGAGCGCGCGCTCGGCCGCGAGGTGGGGCTGGAGTGGCAGCCGGCGGCGTGGGTGGACGTGAAGGGGACGTGGTACGTCGCCGACTACCGCGACTTCAACGTGCCGACGACGCTCTCCACCACGGGCGGCGTGACGACGCGCCAGCGGCGCAACGTGACGCGCACGCGCAGCCAGGGCGCCGAGGCGTACGTCGCGCTCCGACCGATCGAGGCGCTGTTCCTCAGCGCGGGCGTCAGCTACGACGACGCGCGCCAGCAGTCGAACATCGCCGACCCGGCGCACAAGCCGCACGTCAACCGCGTCCCCTCGCCGCGCCAGACGCTCCGCGCGACGTACACCTCGCCGCTGCTCGGCGCCTACACGGCGATCTGGCGCCACGAGGGGCACACGACGACGCTGCAGGGGGCGTGGCTCGACCCCTTCACGGTCGTGGACCTGCACGGGCGCCGCGAGGTGATCCCGGGCGTCTCCGCGTTCGCCGCGCTGGAGAACGTCGGCGACACGCGCTACCAGGTGAACCTCACCGGCGCGGGCACGAGCGCGCTGATGTCGTACGGCATGCCGCGCACGCTGCGCGTCGGCCTGACGCTCGACCGGCAGTGA
- a CDS encoding DUF6624 domain-containing protein, translating into MTRAVRLLARLLFGVVLLLGARPASAQAVRKDAPARAPRTTRRCRVDSAAQWFRRQRAWADESRHDWSDEPLRAALLRAAGIDAADAALPGFEIVGRAADAPARGDAAERTRMLDSLRALAKDRRAQWPTRSVVGPAGVHAVWLLVAADSALSRTALHRMMEAGPDESPPAAVATLEDRLRVAAGRKQIYGTQFVLAPDGTPQPAPLEDPPRVDLRRDAAGLPPLAASVCASRAPPRP; encoded by the coding sequence GTGACGCGCGCCGTGCGCCTCCTCGCGCGCCTCCTCTTCGGCGTCGTGCTGCTGCTCGGCGCGCGCCCCGCGAGCGCACAGGCCGTCCGCAAGGACGCGCCCGCGCGCGCGCCGCGCACCACGCGCCGCTGCCGCGTGGACAGCGCCGCGCAGTGGTTCCGCCGCCAGCGCGCGTGGGCCGACGAGTCACGCCACGACTGGAGCGACGAGCCGCTGCGCGCCGCGCTGCTGCGCGCCGCGGGCATCGACGCCGCGGACGCCGCGCTGCCCGGCTTCGAGATCGTGGGCCGCGCCGCCGACGCGCCCGCCCGCGGCGACGCGGCCGAGCGGACGCGGATGCTGGACTCGCTGCGCGCGCTGGCGAAGGATCGCCGCGCGCAGTGGCCCACGCGCTCCGTCGTCGGCCCCGCCGGCGTCCACGCGGTCTGGCTGCTGGTCGCCGCCGACTCGGCGCTCTCGCGCACCGCGCTGCACCGGATGATGGAGGCCGGCCCCGACGAGTCGCCGCCCGCCGCCGTCGCCACGCTCGAGGACCGGCTGCGCGTCGCGGCCGGCCGCAAGCAGATCTACGGCACGCAGTTCGTGCTCGCGCCCGACGGCACGCCGCAGCCCGCGCCGCTCGAGGACCCGCCGCGCGTGGACCTGCGCCGCGACGCCGCCGGGCTGCCGCCGCTCGCCGCGTCCGTGTGCGCGTCGCGCGCGCCGCCGCGCCCCTGA
- a CDS encoding S41 family peptidase encodes MSAPISSSPSPRPTRRPRAAVVAGAVGLAGAALAATAWRAPAPEGAMLEQVMQLVADRHLQEGAPIDVYETTARGLVKELRDPYSVLLAPKDLESFNRTTLGQYAGIGVEVSTVGDATLVGEVYPNGPSAAAGLRRGDRLVAVEGRPMRGLSLDSVVAQIRGTPGSPVRVTIARGAGEPTDVTLTRAVVHVPAVPYAFVDRGVGYLPLPSVSGTAGQDVADAIVRLRRAGARKLVLDVRGNPGGAVPEAVRVAGEFLPQGSEALDVRERGRTMTLRTPLPGAHHDLPVVVLQDGRSASAAEIITGALQDHDRALVVGTRSYGKGLAQAVYPVEGGYALKLTTARWYTPSGRTIHRDRTAADSLRHGDEDHVARDSVHRSLGGRTLIGGGGIVPDVVVDYDTLTTVEQKVAGRLARGARSAQVLANVTHALSVGVDSAFRVTPEWRERLRRELATAGVPIDSTDWAGAAPYVTRLIEGRVAEFAFGRAESRRRALASDRQYVVADSLLRAARTPAELIAGVRTPR; translated from the coding sequence GTGTCCGCACCCATCTCGTCCTCGCCCTCGCCGCGCCCGACGCGGCGTCCTCGCGCCGCCGTCGTCGCGGGCGCCGTCGGCCTCGCGGGCGCCGCGCTGGCCGCCACCGCCTGGCGCGCGCCCGCGCCCGAGGGCGCGATGCTCGAGCAGGTGATGCAGCTGGTCGCCGACCGCCACCTGCAGGAGGGCGCGCCGATCGACGTCTACGAGACGACGGCGCGCGGGCTGGTGAAGGAGCTGCGCGATCCGTACAGCGTGCTGCTCGCGCCCAAGGACCTCGAGTCGTTCAACCGCACGACCCTCGGCCAGTACGCGGGGATCGGCGTCGAGGTGAGCACCGTGGGCGACGCGACGCTGGTGGGCGAGGTCTACCCGAACGGGCCGAGCGCGGCGGCGGGGCTGCGCCGCGGCGACCGGCTGGTGGCGGTGGAGGGCCGGCCGATGCGCGGGCTGTCGCTCGACAGCGTGGTCGCGCAGATCCGCGGCACGCCCGGCTCGCCCGTGCGCGTGACGATCGCGCGCGGCGCGGGCGAGCCCACGGACGTGACGCTGACGCGCGCGGTGGTGCACGTGCCCGCGGTGCCGTACGCGTTCGTGGACCGCGGCGTGGGCTACCTGCCGCTGCCGTCGGTGTCGGGGACGGCGGGACAGGACGTCGCCGACGCGATCGTGCGGCTGCGGAGAGCGGGCGCGCGCAAGCTGGTGCTGGACGTGCGCGGGAACCCCGGCGGCGCGGTGCCCGAGGCGGTGCGCGTGGCGGGCGAGTTCCTGCCGCAGGGGAGCGAGGCGCTGGATGTGCGCGAGCGCGGGCGCACGATGACGCTGCGCACGCCGCTGCCGGGCGCGCACCACGACCTACCGGTGGTCGTGCTGCAGGACGGGCGCAGCGCGAGCGCGGCGGAGATCATCACGGGCGCGCTGCAGGACCACGACCGCGCGCTCGTCGTCGGCACGCGCTCGTACGGCAAGGGGCTCGCGCAGGCGGTCTACCCCGTGGAGGGCGGCTACGCGCTCAAGCTCACGACCGCGCGCTGGTACACGCCGAGCGGCCGCACCATCCACCGCGACCGCACGGCGGCGGACTCGCTGCGGCACGGCGACGAGGACCACGTCGCGCGCGACTCGGTGCACCGGAGCCTGGGCGGCCGCACGCTGATCGGCGGCGGCGGCATCGTGCCCGACGTGGTGGTGGACTACGACACGCTGACGACGGTCGAGCAGAAGGTCGCGGGCCGCCTGGCGCGCGGCGCCCGCTCGGCGCAGGTGCTGGCGAACGTGACGCACGCGCTGTCGGTGGGCGTGGACAGCGCGTTCCGCGTGACGCCGGAGTGGCGCGAGCGGCTGCGCCGCGAGCTGGCCACCGCCGGCGTGCCGATCGACTCGACCGACTGGGCGGGCGCGGCGCCGTACGTGACGCGGCTGATCGAGGGGCGCGTGGCGGAGTTCGCGTTCGGCCGCGCGGAGTCGCGGCGCCGCGCGCTGGCGTCGGACCGGCAGTACGTGGTGGCGGACTCGCTGCTGCGCGCGGCGCGCACGCCGGCGGAGCTGATCGCGGGGGTGCGTACGCCGCGCTGA